Proteins encoded within one genomic window of Glandiceps talaboti chromosome 3, keGlaTala1.1, whole genome shotgun sequence:
- the LOC144432700 gene encoding organic cation transporter protein-like, translating into MLQFDDVLKYLLGEFGTYQKRVYILLGMISIPAAYYAIVPVFFFAGTDFWCKVPNVDEISKQVCLGNFTTASCTDLVKNITIPRETTDIGCGPISTFSQCQRFNVSFNGAIIYSVEKDTSYFYNSTKLTCEYGWEYDTSQYTSTVSHEFDLVCDRSYLTALANSCYMAGLLVGSIFYGIVLDKFGRIPGLIVSIVLVTIVGIIEAFSPNYAIFAFCRFLTGANMYGTYLAGFVLVTELVGPSKRTICGMVYNVFFGIGYMLLALFAYFIRTWWILQLVLTVPSILFVSYWWVIPESPRWLLSAGKDRKALKIIEKFATVNKVVLPEDIFDESWKPSIEDEQRRKEETASGSRFLVFELFRLPNMRKKTLILVYNWIANTLVYYGLSFNTSNLGGNDFVNCFLAGAVEVPAYLLGIVIMDNRRLGRRWSMFYTMVIGGIACITASFVPPCGKYLWLGITITMISKFSITCSFGMVYVYTAELFPTPARSLGVGLCSMFARIGGIVAPQLLLMSSLWKNLPAIVFGVAAIIAGILILPLPETRGKKLPETMEEGERFGKKKKLASDSAGNDTYKVADDCNELAMKSI; encoded by the exons ATGTTGCAGTTTGACGACGTTTTGAAATATCTGTTGGGAGAATTTGGAACTTATCAGAAGCGGGTCTATATTCTGCTTGGCATGATATCCATTCCTGCTGCCTACTACGCCATAGTACCAGTATTCTTCTTTGCTGGGACTGACTTCTGGTGTAAAGTACCAAACGTAGACGAAATAAGTAAACAAGTTTGCCTTGGTAACTTCACTACTGCCAGCTGTACAGACTTGGTTAAAAACATCACCATTCCTAGAGAAACGACGGATATAGGATGTGGTCCGATATCTACGTTTAGTCAATGTCAACGTTTCAATGTCAGCTTTAATGGTGCTATAATCTATTCGGTTGAAAAAGACACGAGTTACTTTTATAACAGCACCAAACTTACTTGTGAATATGGATGGGAGTACGATACATCGCAGTATACGTCCACAGTCTCGCATGAG TTTGATCTGGTATGTGATAGATCATACCTAACGGCGTTGGCTAATTCTTGCTACATGGCTGGTTTGCTGGTCGGGTCAATCTTCTATGGAATCGTATTGGACAA GTTTGGTCGCATTCCAGGTTTGATAGTCTCCATTGTCTTAGTGACAATAGTTGGAATCATCGAAGCATTTTCACCAAACTATGCCATATTTGCATTCTGTCGATTTTTAACTGGAGCTAACATGTATGGAACTTATCTAGCTGGGTTTGTTTTAG TTACTGAACTGGTTGGACCATCCAAACGAACCATTTGTGGAATGGTGTATAATGTATTCTTTGGTATAGGCTATATGTTATTAGCCttgtttgcatattttattcGTACATGGTGGATACTGCAGTTGGTCCTTACTGTACCTTCTATATTGTTTGTGTCGTACTGGTG GGTCATACCAGAGTCTCCAAGATGGTTGTTATCTGCAGGTAAAGATAGGAAAGCCTTAAAGATAATAGAGAAATTCGCTACTGTAAATAAAGTGGTCCTACCCGAGGATATCTTTGATGAATCATGGAAACCAAGTATTGAAGATGAACAACGG AGAAAGGAAGAGACAGCTAGCGGAAGCAGATTTCTGGTTTTCGAACTTTTCCGATTACCAAATATGAGAAAGAAGACACTTATTTTAGTGTACAATTG GATTGCTAATACTTTGGTGTACTACGGTTTGTCTTTCAATACATCTAACCTTGGAGGGAATGATTTCGTCAATTGTTTTTTGGCTGGTGCTGTCGAAGTCCCTGCCTATCTCCTTGGTATCGTCATAATGGATAATCGTCGTTTGGGACGACGCTGGTCTATGTTTTATACGATGGTGATTGGAGGTATTGCTTGTATTACTGCATCGTTTGTGCCACCAT GTGGGAAATATTTATGGCTTGGAATAACAATCACCATGATCAGTAAATTTTCCATCACGTGTTCATTTGGTATGGTGTATGTGTACACTGCGGAGCTGTTCCCCACTCCTGCCAG ATCACTTGGTGTGGGTCTTTGTTCAATGTTTGCCCGTATTGGTGGAATTGTAGCACCACAGCTATTGCTAATGTCATCACTCTGGAAAAATTTGCCGGCCATAGTGTTTGGTGTCGCTGCAATCATTGCTGGGATTCTGATTCTTCCATTACCAGAAACTCGTGGAAAGAAATTACCTGAAACTATGGAAGAAGGAGAACGTTTTGGAAA GAAGAAAAAGCTAGCCAGCGATTCTGCAGGGAATGATACATACAAAGTTGCTGATGATTGCAATGAGTTGGCTATGAAATCAATTTAG
- the LOC144432874 gene encoding organic cation transporter protein-like, translating to MPFSSTMLQFDDVLKHFLGEFGTYQKRIFILLGLVAFPAVYHAIIPVFFFAGTDFWCKVPNVDQISKQVCLGNFTTASCAELVKNVTIPRETTDLGCGPISTFSQCQRYNVSLSDAILYSVEKDASYIYNSTKLTCDYGWEYDTSQYTSTVSHEFDLVCSRSYLTALANSCYMFGMMVGSIFYGIVLDKFGRVRGLIGSLVLITVVGTVEAFSPTYEVFAICRFFMAVNIYGAYLASFVLVTEMVGPSKRTLCGMVSMVFFGIGYMLLALYAYLIRTWWILQLVISVPTILFVSFWWLVPESPRWLLSVGKNAQALEIIKRFAKVNKVSLPDDMFDESLKPSIEDVTKEKEEMNVGGRFLIFELFRLPNMRKKTLILMYIWIVNILVYFGLSFNTSNLGGNDFVNCFLAGAVEVPAYLLGIVIMDNRRLGRRWSMFYTMVIGGIACITASFVPQCGQYVWLGITITMISKFSVTCSFGMVYVYSAELFPTPVRSVGIGVCSMFARVGGIVAPQLLLMATIWEKLPAIVFGVAAIIAGILVYPLPETRGKKLPETMEEGERFGKKTKKPLDNGGTSTSGKETVEADGSDVPMGKI from the exons ATGCCATTTTCGA GTACAATGTTGCAGTTTGATGACGTTTTGAAACACTTCCTGGGAGAGTTCGGAACCTACCAGAAGCGGATCTTTATTCTGCTTGGCTTGGTAGCATTCCCAGCTGTCTATCATGCAATAATACCAGTGTTCTTCTTTGCTGGGACTGACTTCTGGTGTAAAGTACCAAACGTAGACCAAATAAGCAAGCAGGTTTGCCTTGGTAACTTCACTACTGCCAGCTGTGCAGAACTGGTAAAAAACGTCACCATTCCTAGAGAAACGACGGATTTAGGATGTGGTCCGATATCTACGTTTAGTCAATGTCAACGTTACAATGTCAGCTTAAGTGATGCTATACTCTATTCGGTTGAAAAGGACGCGAGTTACATTTATAACAGCACCAAACTGACTTGCGATTATGGATGGGAGTACGATACATCGCAGTATACGTCCACTGTCTCGCATGAG TTTGATCTGGTATGCAGTCGATCATATCTAACGGCTTTGGCGAATTCCTGCTATATGTTTGGAATGATGGTTGGATCTATCTTCTATGGAATCGTACTGGACAA GTTTGGTCGTGTTCGCGGTTTGATAGGCAGCCTTGTCTTAATAACAGTAGTTGGTACTGTAGAGGCCTTTTCACCAACCTATGAAGTTTTTGCAATCTGTCGCTTTTTTATGGCAGTGAATATATATGGTGCCTACTTAGCATCATTTGTATTAG TTACTGAAATGGTCGGCCCATCCAAAAGAACCTTGTGTGGTATGGTGTCCATGGTATTCTTTGGTATAGGCTATATGTTGTTAGCCTTATATGCATACCTAATTCGTACATGGTGGATACTACAGTTAGTTATTTCTGTACCTACTATTTTGTTTGTATCGTTCTGGTG GCTGGTACCAGAGTCTCCAAGATGGCTCCTGTCTGTAGGTAAAAATGCACAAGCCTTGGAAATAATCAAACGGTTCGCTAAAGTAAACAAAGTGTCCCTACCTGATGATATGTTTGACGAATCATTAAAACCGAGTATTGAAGATGTAACAAAG GAAAAAGAAGAGATGAATGTTGGTGGCAGATTCTTGATTTTTGAACTATTCCGTTTGCCAAATATGAGAAAGAAGACTCTCATCCTCATGTATATTTG GATTGTCAATATTCTAGTGTACTTCGGTTTGTCTTTCAATACATCTAACCTTGGAGGGAATGATTTCGTCAATTGTTTTTTGGCTGGTGCTGTCGAAGTCCCCGCCTATCTCCTTGGTATCGTCATAATGGACAATCGTCGTCTGGGACGACGCTGGTCTATGTTTTATACGATGGTGATTGGAGGTATTGCTTGTATTACTGCATCGTTTGTGCCACAAT GTGGTCAATATGTATGGCTTGGAATAACAATCACCATGATCAGTAAATTTTCCGTCACGTGTTCATTTGGTATGGTATATGTGTACAGTGCAGAGCTGTTCCCCACTCCCGTCAG ATCAGTTGGTATTGGTGTATGTTCAATGTTTGCACGTGTTGGGGGGATTGTCGCTCCACAACTGTTGCTCATGGCAACAATCTGGGAAAAACTGCCTGCTATTGTATTTGGGGTTGCTGCAATCATTGCAGGAATTCTGGTTTATCCACTACCAGAAACTCGTGGAAAGAAATTACCAGAAACTATGGAGGAAGGAGAACGGTTCGGAAA GAAAACAAAGAAGCCCCTGGACAACGGTGGCACTTCAACTAGCGGTAAGGAAACAGTCGAAGCTGATGGTTCGGATGTTCCTATGGGCAAAATTTAG